From one Perca fluviatilis chromosome 10, GENO_Pfluv_1.0, whole genome shotgun sequence genomic stretch:
- the nxt2 gene encoding NTF2-related export protein 2 translates to MANTLDFRTHADQSCRYSEEFVNIYYDCVDKKRRNLTRLYLDKATLVWNGNVVSGQHALGEFFESLPSSEFQVQTLDCQPVHEQATQGQTTLLVVTGGTVKFEGNKQRFFNQNFLLTAQATPNNDQPVWKIASDCFRFQDWNS, encoded by the exons ATGGCAAACACGCTG GATTTCAGGACCCATGCCGACCAGTCATGCAGATATTCAGAAGAATTTGTCAACATTTATTATGACTGCGTGGATAAAAAAAGGAGG AACTTGACCCGGCTCTACCTGGACAAAGCAACTTTGGTGTGGAATGGGAACGTGGTGTCAGGACAGCATGCTCTGGGCGAGTTTTTTGAGTCGTTGCCTTCGAGCGAGTTCCAAGTTCAAACACTGGATTGTCAGCCAGTTCACG AGCAAGCAACCCAAGGCCAGACTACACTGCTCGTGGTGACTGGTGGGACAGTCAAGTTTGAGGGGAACAAACAGCGTTTCTTCAACCAGAACTTTCTTCTGACAGCTCAGGCTACACCCAACAACGACCAGCCCGTTTGGAAGATTGCTAGTGACTGTTTCCGATTTCAAGACTGGAATAGCTGA